One genomic segment of Pirellulales bacterium includes these proteins:
- the folK gene encoding 2-amino-4-hydroxy-6-hydroxymethyldihydropteridine diphosphokinase, which translates to MPAALIGLGSNLGDRAALLERSVELLRGTNGVSMVRASAWHITVAIGGPSGQPSFLNGAALVETSLSPEAIWSRMQEIELSLGRVRREPWAARTIDLDLLLYDNVVQRAPGLALPHPRMAFRRFVLQPAAEVAPEMRHPTIGWTVAQLLHHVLAAPPYVAISGSLHQATHWLAHAVAESTGWKLLQFSQEIEASAPVGSPSLGLRQTIEFLREQAALLARKSWTADGNIGAISPFWMEDLLAIGDVLWPGGMEEPWQTLAPSVVPPKLLVVYEASARQFHEMQNSEQAPPRSVAVALWHRLNESRRQRAARPGIGPVLWLESVEQAAAVRELAAAIQAMS; encoded by the coding sequence ATGCCTGCGGCCCTAATTGGTTTGGGTTCTAATCTTGGTGACCGGGCCGCGTTGCTCGAACGTTCGGTGGAACTGCTCCGTGGCACGAACGGCGTGTCGATGGTCCGCGCGAGCGCTTGGCACATCACGGTGGCGATTGGCGGGCCGTCCGGCCAGCCAAGCTTTCTCAATGGGGCGGCCCTCGTGGAAACATCACTTTCTCCGGAGGCAATCTGGTCGCGGATGCAGGAAATTGAACTTTCGTTGGGCCGCGTGCGCCGTGAACCGTGGGCAGCGCGAACGATCGATCTCGATTTACTGCTGTACGACAATGTTGTGCAACGCGCGCCCGGTTTGGCATTGCCGCATCCGCGCATGGCCTTCCGTCGCTTTGTGCTGCAGCCCGCGGCAGAAGTTGCCCCTGAAATGCGGCATCCCACCATCGGCTGGACCGTGGCTCAATTGCTCCACCATGTACTTGCAGCCCCGCCGTACGTCGCCATCAGCGGTTCGCTGCACCAGGCCACGCACTGGTTGGCGCACGCCGTCGCGGAAAGCACCGGATGGAAGTTGCTGCAGTTTTCCCAGGAAATCGAGGCTTCCGCCCCCGTTGGTTCGCCTAGCCTGGGGCTACGGCAAACGATAGAATTCCTCCGCGAGCAGGCCGCGTTGCTGGCGCGAAAAAGTTGGACCGCCGACGGCAACATCGGCGCGATCAGCCCGTTTTGGATGGAAGATTTATTGGCCATTGGCGACGTGCTGTGGCCCGGCGGCATGGAGGAGCCGTGGCAGACGCTGGCCCCGTCGGTCGTTCCGCCAAAACTGTTGGTTGTGTACGAAGCCTCTGCGCGACAATTTCACGAAATGCAGAATTCGGAACAGGCGCCGCCCAGAAGCGTGGCCGTGGCGTTGTGGCATCGACTGAACGAATCGCGCCGGCAGCGAGCGGCCCGGCCCGGTATTGGGCCGGTGCTATGGTTGGAAAGCGTTGAGCAGGCTGCAGCCGTTCGCGAGCTTGCAGCGGCAATTCAAGCCATGAGCTAA